In one Lolium rigidum isolate FL_2022 chromosome 3, APGP_CSIRO_Lrig_0.1, whole genome shotgun sequence genomic region, the following are encoded:
- the LOC124699241 gene encoding LOW QUALITY PROTEIN: lysine-specific demethylase JMJ25-like (The sequence of the model RefSeq protein was modified relative to this genomic sequence to represent the inferred CDS: inserted 1 base in 1 codon): protein MAHEDMEETPQASAEENHQKKGEAEELPQPSVEENDDQRVKDEILDASTDENNVEKGKEEMPRDFPKRGGRRGRGRGRGRGRPPKTLAAAEENGVIKGMEDMPQASAEENGTQGTTEKSRPTRKRRRDPVADVSSLEPRTMRARKRRNAPMQKDETKKEKGTKKNDGTSNMCHQCQRNDSARTVRCQGCTDYTRRYCIKCIAHWYPHLTESDFVNSCPFCRNNCNCKTCLRADIIQKIDRWDVSAIDKIKCSLRIAHYLVPWLKDLHHEQMEEKSVEATIKGIDVCQLKIPQANYKESERIYCNNCSTSIVDFHRGCNKCTYDLCLSCSRELRHGPNHGAPAASGTVFTQPGIGGKEDLQQGSSHDNVLIQKPSEGQNDVLMDTAVPAEDCAPGLRELRVNSDGSIPCPPNAFGGCGDSVLELKSLLEENVISNLLDKANLVINSEGMLEVGGSKCSCFSDFGEMSTCTSRKLACRENSRDNYIYCPNARDVKNGDLDHFQEHWLKGQPVIVRDVLESTSKLSWEPMVMWRAVREKREQEEPERLSVTALECLSWSEVEVNTHLFFNGYSRGAFSPEGFPMLLKLKDWPQHVSFEERLPRHGAEFRSALPFREYTDHESGPLNLAVKLPEKVIKPDLGPKTYIAYGVAHELGIGDSVTKLHCDMSDAVNILTHTDVLKLKSKRMTAIEEKKMSLAIKEDNRNQASISKEKAEGIVKEREKVDHGSSSEDKSESPDNTEGTSEPTGRKKRRRGPPRSCRASKKEKETRIDGGKEXRISLEKKEDGVTFVEDNQPEGGALWDIFRREDVIKLQDYLMKHSMEFRHYNYEPVKQVIHPIHDQCFYLTNDHKRKLKEEYGVEPWTFEQKVGDAVFIPAGCPHQVRNLKSCMKVALDFVSPENVQQCMRLTEEFRLLPKGHRVNEDKLEIKKIAFHAIKQAIDDITKKDGNEEEVPEMVKSAKQKTKAKGKGKRGKRGTVKERCIDEVLDQPSPSEPAEMEEGKKLSAQAMPGADMEERQEQTAPYRSVVEDEAVETKEHLQKSGQAISEDEVAPAEMEVKSTQQGLSEVKGSAEVKHVANSCVGPRVYPKGPCSSSTSQILVYRRRQKGLSLDTSQNLPKKKGLSSDTSQNLPKKKSLSSSPSRIQVYERRRKAHSSGQVKS from the exons ATGGCGCACGAGGACATGGAAGAGACGCCACAAGCTTCTGCGGAG GAGAAccaccagaagaagggtgaagcgGAGGAGTTGCCACAGCCTTCTGTCGAG GAGAACGATGATCAGAGAGTCAAGGACGAGATACTGGACGCGTCTACAGAT GAGAACAATGTGGAAAAGGGAAAGGAAGAGATGCCACGAGATTTTCCCAAG AGGGGAGGTAGGCGTGGCCGTGGACGTGGACGCGGACGCGGGAGGCCGCCCAAGACTCTGGCTGCTGCCGAG GAGAACGGTGTAATCAAGGGCATGGAAGATATGCCACAGGCTTCTGCTGAG GAGAACGGCACACAAGGGACAACTGAAAAGTCAAGACCCACAAGAAAGCGTAGGAGGGATCCTGTTGCTGACGTCTCTTCTCTTGAGCCTCGGACCATGCGAGCTAGGAAGAGGCGGAATGCTCCGATGCAAAAAGATGAAACTAAGAAGGAAAAG GGTACAAAAAAGAACGATGGAACTTCAAACATGTGCCATCAATGTCAACGAAACGATAGTGCCAGAACTGTCCGGTGTCAAGGCTGCACAGATTATACGAGGAGATACTGCATTAAATGCATAGCTCATTG GTATCCACATTTAACAGAAAGTGATTTTGTGAATAGTTGTCCATTTTGTCGCAATAACTGCAACTGCAAGACTTGTCTCCGGGCAGATATAATACAGAAG ATTGACAGATGGGATGTATCAGCCATAGATAAAATTAAATGCTCACTTCGGATTGCGCACTATTTGGTCCCATGGTTGAAAGACTTGCACCATGAGCAGATGGAAGAGAAAAGTGTTGAAGCAACGATTAAAG GCATTGATGTATGCCAATTGAAGATTCCTCAAGCTAACTATAAAGAAAGTGAGCGAATATACTG TAACAACTGCAGCACATCAATAGTTGATTTTCACAGAGGCTGCAATAAATGTACCTATGATCTCTGCCTCAGCTGCTCCCGAGAGCTTCGTCATGGACCTAATCATGGTGCTCCTGCTGCAAGTGGCACGGTCTTTACACAGCCTGGGATAGGAGGAAAGGAAGATTTGCAACAGGGAAGTAGTCATGATAACGTTCTAATTCAAAAACCTTCTGAGGGACAGAATGATGTGTTGATGGATACTGCAGTTCCTGCTGAGGATTGTGCTCCTGGTTTGAGAGAATTGAGGGTAAATAGTGATGGAAGCATACCTTGCCCGCCAAATGCATTTGGTGGTTGTGGAGATTCTGTTCTTGAACTGAAGTCATTGTTGGAGGAGAATGTTATTTCTAACTTACTGGATAAGGCCAATTTAGTTATCAACAGTGAAGGAATGCTGGAGGTTGGAGGTTCAAAATGTTCCTGCTTTTCTGACTTTGGTGAGATGAGCACTTGCACGTCACGGAAATTGGCTTGTAGAGAGAACTCAAGGGACAACTACATATATTGCCCAAATGCTAGAGATGTTAAAAATGGAGATTTAGATCATTTCCAGGAGCACTGGTTGAAGGGTCAGCCTGTTATTGTTCGTGACGTGCTTGAGTCAACTTCTAAATTGAGCTGGGAACCAATGGTTATGTGGCGGGCTGTACGAGAAAAGAGAGAACAGGAAGAACCTGAGCGACTTTCTGTTACAGCTCTTGAGTGCTTGTCATGGTCTGAG GTTGAAGTAAATACTCACTTATTTTTTAATGGATATTCCCGTGGAGCTTTTAGTCCAGAGGGTTTTCCCATGTTACTCAAGCTTAAAGATTGGCCACAACATGTCTCATTTGAGGAGCGACTGCCACGACATGGTGCTGAGTTCAGGTCTGCTCTGCCATTTCGTGAATATACAGATCACGAATCTGGTCCCCTTAATCTAGCAGTGAAGCTTCCAGAAAAAGTCATAAAGCCAGACCTTGGTCCAAAAACATACATCGCGTACGGTGTTGCCCACGAATTAGGAATTGGTGATTCTGTCACCAAGCTTCATTGCGACATGTCTGATGCG GTCAACATCCTCACGCATACTGACGTATTAAAGCTCAAATCAAAACGGATGACAGCGATTGAGGAAAAGAAAATGAGTTTGGCCATAAAGGAAGATAACAGAAATCAAGCTTCCATTTCCAAGGAGAAAGCAGAAGGCATAGTTAAGGAAAGGGAGAAGGTGGATCATGGTTCCAGCAGTGAAGATAAAAGTGAATCACCAGATAATACAGAAGGAACTTCTGAACCTACTGGTCGCAAGAAACGCCGAAGAGGTCCACCTCGTTCTTGTAGGGCAtcaaagaaagaaaaggaaacacGCATAGATGGGGGAAAAG TTCGCATATCGCTTGAGAAAAAAGAAGATGGTGTCACCTTTGTAGAGGATAACCAGCCAGAGGGTGGCGCATTGTGGGATATATTCCGACGGGAAGATGTCATCAAACTACAAGATTATCTAATGAAGCATTCCATGGAGTTTAGGCATTACAATTATGAACCAGTGAAGCAG GTTATTCATCCTATACATGATCAGTGCTTTTACCTAACAAATGATCACAAGAGAAAGCTTAAGGAAGAATATG GAGTTGAGCCTTGGACATTTGAACAGAAGGTTGGTGATGCAGTCTTCATCCCTGCAGGATGTCCCCACCAAGTCAGAAATTTGAAG TCATGTATGAAGGTCGCACTTGACTTTGTTTCTCCCGAAAATGTTCAACAGTGCATGAGGCTGACGGAAGAATTTCGTCTGCTGCCAAAAGGGCATAGGGTGAATGAAGATAAGCTAGAG ATTAAGAAGATTGCTTTTCATGCAATCAAACAAGCAATTGATGATATCACCAAAAAGGATGGCAATGAAG AAGAGGTCCCCGAGATGGTGAAAAGTGCAAAGCAAAAAACCAAAgcgaaaggaaaaggaaagagAGGAAAGAGAGGAACAGTAAAAGAACG CTGTATTGATGAAGTTTTAGACCAACCTAGTCCAAGCGAACCTGCAGAGATGGAAGAGGGTAAAAAACTATCAGCTCAAGCCATGCCCGGAGCTGACATGGAGGAGCGCCAGGAACAAACAGCTCCGTACAGGTCTGTAGTTGAAGATGAAGCTGTAGAAACGAAAGAACACCTACAGAAATCAGGTCAAGCCATTTCTGAAGATGAAGTTGCACCTGCAGAAATGGAAGTGAAGTCGACTCAGCAGGGCTTGTCTGAAGTTAAAGGATCTGCAGAAGTGAAGCATGTTGCGAACTCTTGTGTTGGTCCTAGGGTCTACCCCAAGGGTCCATGCAGCTCCAGTACAAGTCAGATTCTGGTCTATCGGCGTCGCCAGAAGGGTCTCAGCTTAGATACAAGTCAGAATCTGCCAAAAAAGAAGGGTCTCAGCTCAGATACAAGTCAGAATCTGCCAAAAAAGAAGAGTCTCAGCTCTAGTCCAAGTCGGATTCAGGTCTATGAGCGTCGTCGCAAGGCTCACAGCTCTGGCCAAGTCAAGTCCTAG